The Alteromonas stellipolaris genome includes a region encoding these proteins:
- a CDS encoding YchJ family protein, whose translation MRCYCCSNLPFSSCCEPFLKGQAKPQTAAQLMRSRFSAYASKQFEYVLATYTKERQPELSVDELTANAANATWFALEVGETENVSLIAQAEGVAEVATQNNEGATDTVDFTAYYFENKNLYQLHETSNFIVEDGQWRYHDGILHDDCGKVKYGRNLPCLCGSGKKFKQCCATKSR comes from the coding sequence ATGCGATGTTATTGCTGTTCAAATTTACCATTTTCTTCATGTTGTGAACCTTTTTTGAAAGGGCAAGCTAAACCACAAACTGCTGCTCAGTTAATGCGGTCTCGTTTTTCTGCCTATGCCAGTAAGCAATTCGAATATGTACTGGCTACCTACACAAAGGAGCGTCAACCTGAATTAAGTGTTGATGAATTGACTGCTAATGCAGCTAATGCCACGTGGTTTGCACTGGAAGTGGGTGAAACTGAAAATGTTTCTCTTATTGCCCAAGCTGAAGGGGTGGCTGAGGTCGCAACACAAAATAATGAAGGGGCGACAGATACTGTCGATTTCACCGCTTATTATTTTGAAAACAAAAATCTTTATCAGTTACATGAAACTTCGAACTTTATTGTTGAAGATGGCCAGTGGCGCTACCACGACGGTATACTTCACGATGATTGCGGCAAGGTAAAATACGGTCGTAACTTACCCTGCCTTTGCGGTAGCGGGAAAAAATTTAAGCAATGCTGTGCAACGAAATCACGGTAG
- a CDS encoding DUF1852 domain-containing protein, with product MNNTFTFSLKRVCFDENYRPSDNTRITTNFANLARGNRRQDNLRNALQMIDNRFNALAYWDNVNGDRYSAKLEIISVDIDVEGNGCTFPTIEILKTNILDRKTNTTIEGIVGNNFSSYVRDYDFSVLLSEHNKNQTQFSIPNNFGDLHGKLFKAFVNSDVYKENFSKSPVICLSVSENKTYQRTENQHPVLGFEYLPDGSSLTEQYFQKMGLQVRYFMPPNSVAPLAFYHFGDLLNDYTNLELISTISTMETFQKIYRPEIYNANAVAGRVYQPNLKHQDHSLTQIEYDREERNHLAAQQGKFVEENFIKPYHNILQQWSANCAL from the coding sequence ATGAATAACACTTTTACTTTTTCGCTTAAGCGCGTTTGTTTCGATGAGAATTACCGTCCATCTGACAACACGCGTATCACTACTAATTTTGCCAACTTAGCAAGAGGTAATCGACGCCAAGATAATCTTCGAAACGCATTACAGATGATAGACAATCGTTTCAATGCACTAGCGTATTGGGACAATGTTAACGGCGATCGTTATTCGGCAAAGCTTGAAATCATTTCGGTTGATATTGACGTTGAAGGTAACGGTTGTACCTTCCCCACCATTGAAATACTAAAAACAAATATTCTTGATCGCAAAACCAATACAACCATCGAAGGAATTGTGGGGAACAATTTCTCGTCTTATGTTCGAGACTACGATTTTAGCGTGCTCTTATCTGAGCACAATAAAAACCAAACCCAATTTAGCATTCCGAATAATTTTGGTGATTTACACGGGAAGTTGTTTAAAGCATTCGTAAATTCAGACGTTTACAAAGAAAACTTCAGTAAATCGCCTGTTATTTGCCTAAGTGTTTCTGAAAACAAAACTTATCAAAGAACTGAAAATCAGCACCCTGTATTAGGTTTTGAGTATCTACCTGATGGCTCGTCGTTAACCGAGCAGTATTTCCAAAAAATGGGGCTACAGGTTCGCTATTTTATGCCACCTAACAGCGTTGCACCTTTGGCATTCTATCATTTTGGCGATCTACTAAACGATTACACCAATCTCGAGTTGATAAGCACGATTAGCACCATGGAAACCTTCCAAAAGATTTATCGCCCTGAGATTTATAACGCTAATGCGGTCGCCGGTAGAGTGTATCAACCAAACTTGAAACACCAAGATCACTCACTCACACAAATAGAGTATGACCGAGAAGAACGTAATCACTTAGCGGCTCAACAAGGTAAATTTGTTGAAGAGAATTTCATCAAGCCTTACCACAATATTCTTCAACAGTGGTCTGCAAACTGCGCCCTTTAA
- a CDS encoding methionine synthase has product MKKLLPTSIAGSLPKPSWLAQPETLWSPWKLNGEELIQGKQDALRLSLLNQRQSGVDIISDGEQTRQHFVTTFIEHLNGVDFEQRKTVKIRDRYDASVPMVVGEVTRQKAVFVNDAKFLRQQTDQPIKWALPGPMTMVDTLYDSHYKSREKLAWEFAKILNQEAKELEAAGVDIIQFDEPAFNVFFDEVNDWGIAALERAAEGLKCETAVHICYGYGIKANTDWKKSLGAEWRQYEEIFPKLQSSSIDLISLECQNSRVPMELIELLRGKKVMVGAIDVATNAIETPEDVANTLRKALQFVDADKLYPCTNCGMVPLSQHVTRGKLNALSAGAEIIRQELTR; this is encoded by the coding sequence ATGAAAAAATTATTACCTACTTCTATTGCCGGCAGCTTACCTAAGCCTTCATGGTTGGCGCAGCCTGAAACACTATGGTCACCTTGGAAATTAAACGGTGAGGAACTGATCCAGGGTAAACAAGATGCGTTACGCTTGTCGTTACTTAACCAGCGACAATCAGGTGTTGATATTATCAGCGATGGTGAACAAACTCGCCAACACTTCGTCACCACCTTTATCGAGCATTTGAATGGCGTTGATTTTGAGCAGCGTAAAACGGTAAAAATTCGCGATAGATACGATGCCAGTGTGCCTATGGTAGTAGGTGAAGTAACTCGCCAAAAAGCTGTTTTTGTTAATGACGCTAAATTTTTGCGCCAACAAACTGATCAACCGATTAAATGGGCTCTTCCTGGCCCCATGACCATGGTAGATACCCTTTATGACAGTCATTATAAAAGTCGCGAAAAGCTCGCATGGGAATTTGCGAAAATATTAAACCAAGAAGCCAAAGAGTTGGAAGCTGCAGGGGTTGATATTATTCAGTTTGACGAACCTGCATTTAATGTCTTTTTCGATGAAGTGAATGATTGGGGTATAGCGGCACTTGAACGTGCTGCTGAGGGGCTTAAGTGTGAAACTGCCGTTCATATTTGCTATGGCTATGGCATTAAAGCCAACACCGACTGGAAAAAATCATTGGGCGCTGAGTGGAGGCAATACGAAGAGATTTTTCCAAAACTTCAATCGTCTTCCATCGACCTAATTTCACTAGAGTGTCAAAACTCGCGTGTTCCCATGGAATTGATTGAGCTCCTTCGTGGCAAAAAAGTCATGGTTGGTGCCATTGATGTAGCGACCAATGCTATTGAAACACCAGAAGACGTAGCTAACACGCTCAGAAAGGCCTTACAGTTTGTTGATGCCGATAAACTATACCCTTGCACTAACTGTGGCATGGTGCCGTTGTCGCAACATGTAACACGCGGAAAACTTAACGCGTTGAGTGCAGGTGCTGAAATTATTAGGCAAGAACTGACGCGTTAA
- a CDS encoding DUF4350 domain-containing protein: MRAMARIAILFNVLLVVSCTDSPQQADATFEPYRRTATYTANVSPVVLVDEAHHNFLNINNRFKPFAQVLLSDGVTVESNKVSFSQQALKNVDILVIANALDKKRSNWQPPFNQALTNEEVTDVVEWVRNGGSLFLIADHAPFPKVIDSLATALGFTFTNGHVKATLFNKATGTLGSHTVSYAESHAHDDSSAKANSEDNPRAKPPNHVELPVFMQESQNGAFTSVLNSQFHTKEVTQVKTFGGAAFLPPEAATSLLTLGPHAVSIEPEVPFEITSSTPRRAIEGWSQGALLELGKGRVAVFSEGMMFSSQIDTRTGKKHGMRSIGAQQNERFLLNVIHWLAG; encoded by the coding sequence ATGAGAGCTATGGCGAGAATAGCTATTCTTTTCAATGTGCTTTTAGTGGTTTCGTGCACTGACAGCCCTCAGCAAGCAGACGCGACATTTGAACCCTACAGGCGAACAGCGACTTACACCGCAAATGTCAGCCCAGTAGTGTTGGTTGATGAAGCTCACCACAATTTTCTTAACATTAATAATCGCTTCAAACCCTTTGCCCAGGTGTTGCTCAGCGACGGAGTTACGGTTGAATCAAACAAGGTAAGTTTCAGCCAACAGGCCCTTAAAAATGTAGATATTCTTGTTATCGCCAACGCCCTTGATAAAAAGCGAAGCAACTGGCAACCCCCGTTTAACCAAGCGCTAACTAATGAGGAAGTGACTGATGTGGTTGAGTGGGTACGTAACGGCGGTTCTCTTTTTCTTATTGCTGATCACGCACCTTTTCCTAAAGTGATTGATAGCCTAGCAACAGCGCTGGGCTTCACGTTTACCAATGGCCACGTTAAGGCAACACTGTTTAACAAAGCAACGGGTACCCTAGGGAGCCATACAGTAAGCTATGCAGAAAGCCATGCACACGATGATTCTAGCGCCAAAGCCAACTCTGAGGACAACCCTAGAGCCAAACCCCCAAACCATGTCGAACTTCCCGTTTTTATGCAAGAAAGTCAAAATGGCGCGTTTACATCAGTATTAAACAGTCAGTTTCACACTAAAGAAGTGACTCAAGTTAAAACATTTGGCGGCGCTGCCTTTTTACCACCAGAAGCGGCCACTTCATTGTTAACCCTTGGGCCACATGCGGTATCTATTGAGCCAGAAGTTCCTTTTGAAATAACGTCAAGCACGCCTCGAAGAGCTATCGAAGGCTGGAGTCAAGGTGCCTTGTTGGAATTGGGTAAGGGGCGCGTTGCGGTGTTTTCTGAAGGCATGATGTTTTCTTCTCAAATCGATACTCGAACAGGTAAGAAGCATGGTATGAGGTCGATAGGAGCTCAGCAAAACGAACGTTTTTTACTTAATGTTATTCATTGGCTAGCGGGCTAA
- a CDS encoding YoaK family protein: protein MISQLPKWVEFGAFILALVAGYVNAIGLLGFDHQSVSHLSGTATLLGAGVYQGSLQNAFHLVGVLLSFLAGASIAGFLLHGFILKLGRHYDTALVIEALLLLVALAFLYNEQFVGHFFASAACGLQNALATTYSGAIIRTTHVTGIFTDLGIMLGALCRGEKLDTRKAKLFLLIITGFIFGGTAGAILFGMFQFFSLIAPASVCLMIAVIYSVYLRKAA from the coding sequence ATGATTTCACAGCTACCTAAGTGGGTAGAATTCGGTGCGTTTATTTTAGCGCTGGTGGCGGGTTATGTGAATGCGATTGGGCTGCTTGGTTTTGACCATCAATCTGTATCGCACCTATCAGGTACTGCAACTTTGTTAGGTGCTGGTGTTTATCAAGGCTCTTTGCAAAATGCATTTCATCTTGTAGGCGTTTTGCTTTCCTTCCTTGCTGGCGCTTCCATCGCAGGATTCTTACTGCATGGTTTTATATTGAAGCTCGGGCGACATTACGACACTGCCCTTGTGATAGAGGCGCTTTTATTGCTTGTTGCACTGGCGTTTTTGTATAACGAACAGTTTGTTGGCCATTTTTTTGCATCGGCGGCCTGCGGGCTTCAAAATGCGTTAGCTACAACCTATAGCGGCGCCATTATTCGAACCACTCACGTTACCGGTATTTTCACCGATTTAGGTATTATGCTTGGCGCATTATGCCGAGGGGAAAAGCTAGATACCAGAAAAGCCAAGCTATTCTTACTCATTATTACCGGTTTCATCTTTGGTGGCACAGCGGGCGCTATTCTGTTTGGCATGTTTCAGTTTTTCTCGCTTATCGCGCCAGCTAGCGTATGCCTAATGATTGCGGTGATTTATAGCGTGTATTTACGAAAAGCGGCATGA
- a CDS encoding LabA-like NYN domain-containing protein yields MDNVALFVDVQNIYYTTRQIHKCNFDYNQFWRSATEGRNVVKAVAYAVERGDSKQREFQNILRGIGFEVKLKPFIQRADGSAKGDWDVGITIDAMEYAGLAETIVFATGDGDFDLLASKLVDKGKEVEVYGVQELTSVSLIKAASKYVPVQGDLLLR; encoded by the coding sequence ATGGATAACGTTGCGCTTTTCGTCGACGTCCAGAATATTTACTACACCACCCGACAAATTCACAAGTGCAATTTTGATTACAATCAATTCTGGCGCTCTGCTACCGAAGGTCGAAACGTTGTGAAAGCGGTGGCGTATGCTGTTGAGCGCGGTGATTCAAAGCAGCGAGAGTTTCAAAATATCCTGCGTGGTATTGGCTTTGAAGTGAAGTTAAAACCATTCATTCAGCGTGCCGACGGTTCAGCGAAAGGCGATTGGGATGTAGGCATTACCATTGATGCTATGGAGTACGCTGGATTAGCTGAAACCATTGTATTTGCCACAGGCGATGGCGACTTTGATTTGCTGGCCAGTAAGCTAGTAGACAAAGGTAAAGAGGTAGAAGTGTATGGCGTTCAAGAACTCACTTCTGTTTCTCTCATAAAGGCCGCCAGTAAATACGTTCCTGTACAAGGCGATTTATTACTGCGCTAA
- a CDS encoding VF530 family protein codes for MNQQQPNNPLHGLTLEKILVRLVEHYQWEGLYAEIRVNCFNNDPSVKSSLKFLRKTQWARDKVEALYIRTFS; via the coding sequence ATGAACCAACAGCAGCCAAACAATCCTCTTCACGGGCTTACCCTTGAGAAAATCCTTGTTCGTCTCGTTGAGCATTATCAATGGGAAGGCTTGTACGCAGAAATTAGGGTGAACTGTTTTAACAACGACCCTTCTGTTAAATCTTCACTGAAATTTTTGCGCAAAACTCAGTGGGCGAGAGACAAAGTTGAAGCTTTATATATTCGTACATTTAGCTAA
- a CDS encoding DUF4870 domain-containing protein yields MSDNMNNNQDISKENESIQEYWGMPLNTYCMLIHLSQLTSIIVPGLGLILPIVMWAVNKDKHQDIDMHGKVTVNWLISLFIYSLICGLLTLIIIGMFGLIILAILNFIFAIVAAIKANKGELWVYPLSITFLK; encoded by the coding sequence ATGAGTGACAACATGAATAACAACCAAGACATCAGCAAAGAAAATGAGAGTATTCAAGAGTATTGGGGGATGCCCCTGAACACCTATTGTATGCTGATTCACCTTAGTCAGTTGACCAGTATTATAGTGCCTGGTTTAGGCTTAATTTTGCCTATCGTTATGTGGGCTGTAAATAAAGACAAGCACCAAGATATTGATATGCATGGAAAGGTAACCGTTAATTGGTTAATCAGCTTATTTATTTACTCGCTTATTTGTGGCCTACTCACGTTAATCATTATTGGTATGTTTGGGTTAATAATACTCGCTATACTGAACTTTATTTTTGCTATTGTTGCAGCAATAAAAGCCAATAAGGGCGAATTATGGGTATACCCTCTGAGTATTACGTTTCTAAAATAA
- a CDS encoding GNAT family N-acetyltransferase encodes MNIKHDDLSSGDVIALLEEHLRDMHATSPPESVHALDVTALKSPDITFFSAWQGDVVAGCVAIRKLSNTEAELKSMRTVAAFRNKGVATQLLTFVIKFAITNGYRTLSLETGTQDYFKAARQLYAKNGFKDCEPFGNYQLDPNSHFMTKPLVNIDISPSSPPKCFNTG; translated from the coding sequence ATGAACATTAAACATGACGACCTTAGCAGCGGCGATGTTATCGCCCTGCTAGAAGAGCATTTAAGAGACATGCACGCCACTTCTCCTCCAGAAAGCGTGCATGCCTTAGATGTTACAGCGTTAAAGTCACCTGACATTACCTTCTTTAGCGCATGGCAAGGCGACGTTGTAGCTGGCTGTGTCGCTATAAGAAAATTAAGCAACACTGAAGCTGAATTGAAATCTATGCGAACTGTTGCAGCTTTTCGTAATAAAGGCGTAGCAACACAGTTGCTAACCTTTGTGATTAAATTCGCTATAACGAACGGTTACCGCACGTTAAGCTTGGAGACTGGCACACAAGACTATTTCAAAGCCGCTCGGCAGTTATATGCCAAAAACGGTTTTAAAGACTGCGAGCCTTTTGGCAATTATCAGCTTGATCCTAATAGCCATTTTATGACCAAACCGTTAGTTAACATTGACATATCCCCGTCATCCCCGCCAAAATGCTTTAATACTGGCTAA
- a CDS encoding ATP-binding cassette domain-containing protein, producing MTTLSLHNHQVKLENNFTTPAFTFTVNQGEHVLIAGRNRAGKSLLIAALAGRGRPLAGSRTCEVSVAEVSVAVQQALILEEKQKDSADLLDIVAEPTLVHELLSQANPDYIQHSAYEALSAALQVTHLLNTAFLSLSTGETRKVLLLLAWVSNADVILIDEPFEGLDKEARARFNTFLSQQTQSTLVITANTVRDVPNVACKLVLVDALTIVSSSDDSMAPEALVTHLSSWFSLSTAEPTLPPSTETSTTFLKDEPLIALRNGFVKYDDTTVFKDLDFMVYPGQHWQISGPNGSGKTCLLTMITGDNPHCYTNDLTLFGIKRGSGESIWDIKQHIGIMSNALHMQYRVNCSAHNVVTSGFYDSIGLYTTPTNAENAIADAWLDVIGFTDNKHTPFNNFSFGEQRLLLIVRAMVKHPALLILDEPCNGLDDINRTNVLALIKLLAVSTHTTLLYVTHIADEAIEGIDNLLDMRDYQG from the coding sequence TTGACCACGCTATCGCTACACAACCATCAAGTAAAATTAGAAAACAACTTCACCACCCCTGCATTTACTTTTACCGTTAATCAAGGTGAGCATGTACTTATTGCGGGGCGAAACCGTGCTGGGAAATCCTTGCTTATTGCGGCATTAGCCGGTCGTGGTAGGCCGCTAGCAGGTTCACGCACATGTGAAGTATCAGTTGCTGAAGTGAGCGTAGCGGTTCAGCAAGCGCTCATTCTTGAAGAAAAACAAAAAGACAGTGCCGATCTGCTTGATATTGTGGCCGAGCCTACCCTAGTACATGAGCTTTTAAGTCAAGCGAACCCTGACTACATACAACACAGCGCATACGAAGCTTTATCTGCAGCGCTGCAGGTTACGCATTTACTCAATACTGCCTTTCTTTCCCTGTCTACAGGTGAAACACGCAAAGTACTTTTGTTATTAGCTTGGGTGAGCAATGCCGATGTCATTTTAATTGATGAGCCTTTTGAAGGGTTAGATAAAGAAGCACGGGCGCGTTTTAACACTTTCTTAAGTCAACAAACTCAGTCCACCTTAGTGATTACCGCCAACACAGTGCGTGACGTGCCTAATGTGGCCTGTAAATTAGTCTTGGTTGATGCGCTAACTATTGTATCGTCTAGCGACGACAGCATGGCACCTGAAGCGCTAGTTACCCATTTATCGTCGTGGTTTAGCTTAAGTACCGCTGAGCCCACGTTGCCGCCAAGCACTGAAACGTCTACAACCTTTCTCAAAGATGAGCCGCTTATTGCACTTCGAAATGGGTTTGTTAAGTATGACGACACTACCGTATTTAAAGATTTAGATTTTATGGTTTATCCTGGTCAGCATTGGCAAATATCTGGGCCTAACGGTTCGGGGAAAACCTGCCTACTTACTATGATCACAGGCGATAACCCTCACTGCTACACCAATGATTTGACTTTGTTTGGAATAAAACGAGGCTCTGGTGAAAGTATATGGGATATAAAGCAACACATTGGCATTATGTCGAACGCACTGCATATGCAGTATCGGGTAAATTGCAGCGCTCATAATGTTGTAACCTCTGGTTTTTACGACAGCATCGGCCTTTATACCACGCCTACCAATGCTGAAAATGCGATTGCTGATGCATGGCTTGATGTTATTGGCTTTACCGATAACAAACACACACCTTTTAATAACTTCTCGTTTGGTGAACAGCGTTTGTTACTTATTGTGCGCGCCATGGTGAAACACCCTGCGTTGTTAATACTTGATGAACCCTGCAACGGGCTAGATGATATTAATCGCACCAATGTGCTGGCACTAATTAAGCTATTAGCTGTTTCTACCCATACCACCCTGCTCTATGTTACTCACATAGCCGATGAGGCAATTGAGGGCATTGATAACTTGCTTGATATGCGAGATTACCAAGGCTAA
- a CDS encoding DUF1244 domain-containing protein has protein sequence MEKQTQTEIEAAVFRRLVDHLDANKDAQNIDLMILADFCRNCLAKWYSSAAAEQGEDIDYDAAREVVYKMPYSEWKENHQLPASDEQLEKLAARQKK, from the coding sequence ATGGAAAAGCAAACGCAAACTGAAATAGAAGCCGCCGTGTTTCGCCGTTTGGTTGATCATTTAGACGCCAACAAAGATGCACAAAATATCGACCTGATGATTTTGGCTGATTTTTGTCGTAACTGTCTTGCGAAATGGTATTCATCTGCCGCTGCAGAGCAGGGTGAAGACATCGATTATGATGCTGCACGCGAAGTCGTGTATAAAATGCCGTATTCCGAGTGGAAAGAAAACCACCAACTACCGGCCAGTGATGAACAGCTAGAAAAACTAGCAGCACGTCAAAAGAAATAA
- the pnp gene encoding polyribonucleotide nucleotidyltransferase: MTPITKSFQYGQHTVTLETGVIARQATAAVMASMDDTAVLVTVVGKKEAKADQDFFPLTVNYQEKTYAAGKIPGGFFKREGRPSEGETLTARLIDRPIRPLFPEGFKNEVQVVITVMSANPDIPTDIISMIGTSAALAISGIPFNGPIGAARVGYTDGEYILNTRVEEQADSDLDLVVAGTEGAVLMVESEADVLSEDVMLGAVMFGHEQLQTVVTAVKEFAANVSIDKWDWKPEAENTTLKNKVKALAEAEMVAAYQISDKLARKDAVTAATEKARDAILAEDETQDKKEVSNLLHDLESDVVRSRILAGEPRIDGRDPKMIRALDVATGILPRTHGSAVFTRGETQAIVAATLGTERDAQMIDELQGRRDSRFMLHYNFPPYCVGETGMIGSPKRREIGHGRLAKRGIQAVMPSEEEFPYVVRIVSEITESNGSSSMASVCGTSLALMDAGVPIKASVAGIAMGLVKSDENFVVLSDILGDEDHLGDMDFKVAGTTGGITALQMDIKIEGITKEIMQIALKQAKEARLHILNVMDEAIGGHREELSEFAPRIYTVKIDQDKIRDVIGKGGAMIRSITEESDTNIEIEDDGTIKIFATERAKADIAISKIEQVTAEIEVGKTYHGKITRIVDFGAFVEVLPGKEGLVHISQIAHERVNKVTDYLTEGAMIDVKVMEIDRQNRVRLSIKELLEKPAPKSDDAE, from the coding sequence GTGACTCCTATTACTAAATCATTTCAGTATGGACAGCATACTGTAACACTAGAAACGGGCGTTATCGCTCGTCAGGCCACAGCAGCCGTCATGGCAAGTATGGATGACACCGCTGTATTAGTTACCGTTGTAGGTAAGAAAGAAGCGAAAGCAGATCAAGATTTCTTCCCACTAACAGTAAACTATCAAGAAAAAACATATGCTGCGGGTAAAATCCCTGGTGGTTTCTTCAAGCGTGAAGGTCGTCCTTCTGAAGGCGAAACCCTTACAGCTCGTTTGATTGACCGTCCAATCCGTCCATTATTCCCTGAAGGGTTTAAAAACGAAGTACAAGTTGTTATCACGGTAATGTCTGCTAACCCAGATATCCCAACTGATATCATCTCTATGATTGGTACTTCAGCAGCACTAGCCATTTCTGGTATTCCATTTAATGGTCCAATTGGTGCAGCACGCGTTGGTTACACTGACGGCGAATACATTCTAAATACTCGTGTTGAAGAACAAGCTGACAGCGATCTAGATCTTGTTGTTGCTGGTACTGAAGGCGCGGTATTAATGGTTGAATCAGAAGCCGATGTGCTTTCTGAAGACGTTATGCTTGGCGCAGTAATGTTCGGTCACGAACAACTACAGACGGTAGTAACCGCAGTTAAAGAATTTGCTGCTAACGTTAGTATCGACAAGTGGGACTGGAAACCAGAAGCAGAAAATACAACCCTTAAAAATAAAGTGAAAGCACTAGCTGAAGCTGAAATGGTTGCTGCTTACCAAATCTCTGACAAGCTTGCTCGTAAAGATGCAGTAACTGCTGCAACTGAAAAAGCGCGTGATGCCATCCTTGCTGAAGACGAAACCCAAGACAAGAAAGAAGTATCAAACCTTCTTCATGATCTTGAGTCTGACGTAGTTCGTTCACGCATCCTTGCTGGCGAGCCTCGCATCGACGGTCGTGATCCTAAGATGATTCGTGCGCTAGACGTTGCAACGGGCATTTTACCACGTACTCACGGTTCTGCTGTTTTCACTCGTGGTGAAACTCAAGCAATCGTTGCTGCTACTTTAGGTACAGAACGTGACGCGCAGATGATTGACGAGCTTCAAGGCCGTCGTGACAGCCGCTTCATGCTTCATTATAACTTCCCTCCATACTGTGTTGGTGAAACCGGTATGATTGGTTCTCCAAAGCGTCGTGAAATTGGTCACGGTCGTTTGGCGAAGCGTGGTATTCAAGCGGTAATGCCAAGCGAAGAAGAATTCCCGTACGTAGTACGTATTGTTTCTGAAATTACAGAATCAAACGGTTCATCTTCAATGGCTTCTGTATGTGGTACTTCACTTGCGCTTATGGATGCAGGTGTACCAATTAAAGCTTCAGTTGCTGGTATTGCAATGGGTCTAGTGAAAAGCGACGAAAACTTCGTTGTACTTTCAGACATCCTTGGTGACGAAGATCACCTTGGTGACATGGACTTTAAAGTTGCTGGTACTACTGGCGGTATCACTGCATTGCAGATGGATATCAAAATTGAAGGTATTACTAAAGAGATCATGCAAATTGCCCTTAAACAGGCAAAAGAAGCACGTTTGCATATTCTTAACGTAATGGACGAAGCTATTGGCGGTCACCGCGAAGAGCTTAGCGAATTCGCTCCACGCATTTACACAGTTAAAATCGATCAGGACAAGATCCGCGATGTTATCGGTAAAGGCGGCGCGATGATTCGTTCAATTACTGAAGAATCTGATACCAACATCGAAATTGAAGACGATGGTACTATCAAAATCTTTGCAACTGAGCGTGCTAAAGCCGATATTGCTATCAGCAAGATTGAGCAAGTGACTGCTGAAATCGAAGTGGGCAAAACTTACCACGGTAAGATTACCCGTATCGTAGATTTCGGTGCGTTTGTTGAAGTATTACCAGGCAAAGAAGGCCTAGTACATATTTCTCAAATCGCTCACGAGCGTGTTAACAAAGTAACTGACTACCTTACTGAAGGTGCGATGATTGACGTGAAAGTGATGGAAATTGACCGTCAAAACCGTGTACGTCTAAGCATTAAAGAGTTACTTGAAAAGCCTGCTCCTAAGTCTGACGACGCAGAGTAA
- a CDS encoding HNH endonuclease, which yields MLVLRLNKAGMPQEWIHVEQAAKLYCQEKVLFELGSDAITLKGGWDHDGHQSQLTLSSIIACDGKVTDLSGKIALTNRYLFRRDNYLCLYCGHRFSPSLLTRDHIIPRSRGGKDSWTNVATSCQRCNHAKAAKTPEEAGMPLLAVPFRPNVYERFYLVNRRILADQMEFLKGHFTDKRDWHLNGFP from the coding sequence ATGCTAGTACTTAGACTAAATAAAGCTGGCATGCCACAGGAATGGATCCATGTTGAGCAAGCGGCAAAACTCTATTGTCAGGAAAAGGTATTATTCGAATTAGGTAGCGATGCCATTACGCTTAAAGGTGGCTGGGATCATGATGGCCATCAAAGTCAGTTAACCTTGTCGAGTATCATTGCTTGCGATGGCAAGGTAACGGATTTAAGTGGCAAGATAGCATTAACCAATCGGTATCTGTTTAGGCGAGATAATTATTTGTGCCTTTACTGCGGCCACCGCTTCTCACCAAGCCTACTAACCCGTGATCATATTATTCCACGCTCACGGGGTGGCAAAGATAGCTGGACTAACGTGGCGACATCTTGTCAGCGCTGCAACCATGCAAAGGCGGCCAAAACCCCAGAAGAAGCCGGAATGCCTTTGCTCGCTGTACCCTTCAGGCCAAACGTTTATGAAAGATTCTATTTGGTTAACCGTCGGATATTAGCCGATCAAATGGAATTTTTAAAAGGCCACTTTACTGATAAACGAGATTGGCACTTAAACGGTTTCCCCTAG